The segment AAGGTAGCCGGTGAGGATATTCATAATCGTAGATTTTCCGGCGCCATTGGGCCCCAGCAAGCCGAAGATCTGACCGTCCCCCACTGTAAAGGACAGATCCTCAATGGCAGGGTGTGTGCCGTATTTTTTGCTCAGATGAGATACTTCGATCACAGCAAACGCTCCTTTATTCGTCTAATTCAATGCTGGTATATTTTAGACGGAAAATGTGTAAAAATTGAGACAATCCTGTGGTGAGAGGCCAAAAGAATTCTTAAGAATCATTAAATCTGCATTTTTGTATACAAAATAAAACAAAAAAGCACCGTCTCCCGAAGGAAACGGTGCTCAGAAAACCATAATTACTTACGGCCGAAACGCTTGTTGAAGCGCTCAACACGTCCGCCGCTGTCAACCAGCTTCTGCTTGCCAGTGTAGAAAGGATGGCACTTGGAGCAAACTTCGACGTGGATCTCAGGCTTGGTGGAACGAGTCTTAATGACGTTGCCGCATGCGCAGGTGATGGTGCAGTCAACGTAGTTCGGATGGATACCCTGTTTCATTCTTTTCACCTCATTTCTGGTTCTGACTTATCGGGGCCATATTGTAAATGTATGTGCCCATCACAACCTTCAATATCGGCTACCCCGTCGAGCGGCCTTGGAAACGATTGCCTTACTATTATAGCACGATTCCGACAGAATGCAAGAGGGAAAATAAAGTTTTTTTGCATACAAAAAAGCCCCCTGCACTTTCATGCAGAGGACTTTTGCAGTTTTGCCTTACACCGTCAGGCCATCAGTGGATGAACACCGGGCCCAGCGGGTTGGTGATGGGGCTGACGTAGCCGCCCAGCAGCTTGGGGATCGCCAGGCTGATATCGGGCACGAAGGTCAGCAGCAGCAGTGCAACGAACATGCACAGGTAGAACGGCAGGGTCGCCTTGACGACCTTTTCCATCGGGCGCTTTGCAACGGCAGAGCCGATGAACAGCACAGCGCCGACAGGAGGAGTCAGCAGGCCGATGCCGCAGTTCAGGACCACGATGATACCGAACTGAATGGGATCGATGCCGATGGAGGTTGCGATGGGCAGCAGGATGGGGGTAGCGATCAGGATAATGGGAGCCATATCCATGATGCAGCCCAGAACCAGAATGATCAGGTCAATCAGCAGAGCAATGATGTAGGGGTTATTAGTGACGCTGGTGATGGCATTTGCAGCCAGATCCGGCACATGCAGCATGGTCAGGCAGTTGCCGAAGACCGCAGAGGTAGCAATCAGGATCAGCACGATGGACAAAGTGTTCACGCACTCATCCAGTGCATACCAGACGCCCTTCCAGTCCAGACCCTTGTAGATGAACACCGACACGAACAGAGAATAGATAACTGCAATAGCTGCAGATTCGGTAGCGGTGAACACACCGCCAACAACGCCGAACACAACGATGACAACAGCGGCCAGTGCCCAGATGGAAGTGCCCAGCTGCTTAACGAAGCCCTTGATGCTGAACGGAGAGCCCTTGGGATAATTCTCCTTGACCGAGATGATGTAGGAACCGATCATCAGGACGATGGCCAGCAGAGCGCCGGGCAGATAACCTGCCAGGAACAGGCTGCCGACCGAGATGCCGCCGGCAGTGGTGGCATAAATGACCATATTGTGGCTCGGAGGAACCAGCAGGCCCTCGCAGGAGGAGGTGATGGTAACAGCGGTGGAGAAGTCGGCGTCGTAGCCCTGATCGACCATCATGGGGATCATGATGGAACCGATGGAAGCGGTATCTGCAGATGCAGAACCGGAAATGCCGCCGAAGAAGTAGGAGGCAACGATGTTGACCATTGCCATGCCGCCGCGCATCCAGCCCACGCAGGCGTCAGCCAGAGCAATCAGCTTTTCAGAAATACCGCCGGAGCCCATGAGCACACCCATGGTGATGAAGAACGGCACGGCCATCAGGCTGAAGGACGAGATGCCCTTGACCATCAGACGGCAGACATCGGTCAGTGCCTGTCCCTGCACCATCAGGCACAGCACGCTGGAAAGACCAACGGCGTATGCAATGGGGAAACGCAGGAAGATCATTACAAAGAAGCTGACAAGAAGGACAATGATTGCCAGTGTCTGAACTGTCATATTACACTTCCTCCTTTACAAAAATGCTCTTGATGTGGTTGTACAGTGCCTCGATCTCGAAGATGATCATGGCAACACCGGCCAGAGGCACCGGGAAGTACATCCAGAAGCGGCTCAGCCAGGGCATGGACACGTAGAAGCCACGGCCGCCCAGAGTAGTGGCATAGTTCCAGCCGACCACCATCATGATGACGCCCAGAATGCACACGGCGAGGTCGGCCAGAATATCCAGCACCTTGACGGCGATCTTGGGCAGATACACGTCAAACGCAGTCATGCGGATATGGGCGCCGCGGCGGATGGCCAGAGCAGCACTCAGCACAGCCATGTAGCTCATGCAGGTCAGCACAACTTCTTCCGACCATGCCGGGTCCGGGATGAACGAGACGTAACGACCGATGACCGACATGGTAGTGATGAGGATATCTGCGATCAGCAGCAGCTTGCAGATAAACAGAACCACTTTGTAGGTGATGTCGTACGCCGGCTTGATCTTATCCAGAGTGGTAAAGATTTTCGGCATATGAATTCCTCCATATAAAAAACCCGGCAGGTCTGCGGGCGTATCCCGTAGTCCCCCGCCGGGCTATGTACTATCTCAGAACAGGAAAGGCTTTTTCAATTATGCCTTCATGTCCAGCAGCTGCTGATACAGCTCAGCCTGATCGGAGGTGTTCTCGCTGATGACCTTAGCGCAGGCCTCCTGCCAGGGTGCCTTGTCGTCAACATCCACAACATTGCAGCCGGAGCTCTTCAGCTCCTCCAGAACCTTGTTCTCAGCGGTCTCGGACAGGTCTGCATTGAAGGCCTGCGTATCAGCACCAGCCTCCATGATGGCAGCCTGCTGGTTCTCGGTCAGCTTGCCCCATGCGTTATCGGTGATAACAGCCTGAACAGCACCCAGAGTGTGGCCGTCCAGGATCAGGTTGTTGGCAACCTCGGGGAATGCATTGGACTTGTAGTTTGCGATGGGCTGCTCAGCACCATCCACAACACCGGTCTGCAGTGCGCTGTACAGCTCACCGAAGGAAACGACGGTGGGGTTAGCGCCCAGACCCTCGACCAGGCCGTTCATGACGGGGTCGTTGGACACGCGCAGCTTCAGGCCCTTGAAATCATCAATGCCGGAAACAGGGTTGACCGTGAAGAAGTGACGGAAGCCCTCTTCGCCGTAGAAGACACCACGAACGGGCAGGCCCAGCTCCTGAGGCTCGTTCAGGAACTCAGGTGCCAGATCGCTGTTGGCAAAGTTCCAGAAGTGTGCGCGGTTCTCGAAGGTGAAGGGAATGGACAGCAGCTTGGACTTGTTGCAGCCGTAGCTGGTCAGTGCAAAAGCGGAGATACGGCTCATATCGATGGAGGTAGAACCGCCCAGGATTGCGTCCAGAACGTCGTTCTCAGAGCCCAGAACACCGGAAGCCTGCACATCGATGACGACGGAACCGCCGGTCAGCTCTTCCACCTTCTCCTTGAAGTGGGTAGCGGTCTGGCCAACGATGGTGTCCAGCGGGTTGACCTCGGCGTAAACCAGAGTCACCTTGGGATCGTTTGCAGCAGCAGTAGCATCACCGGCAGCGGAAGCAGCTGCAGAAGAAGCGGTGGATGCAGCAGTAGAGCTGCTGGAACCGCCGCATGCGGTCAGAGCAGCAGCAGCGGCAGCGGCACCTGCGACTGCCAGAAAGCTACGACGAGAAATCTTTTTCATAAGTAAGTCCTCCTTAAATCTCCCGAACAGCACGGCCTGCACAGGGCCCGGATGCTGTTCATTTACTGTACACACTTTAGCAAATTTTTTTAACTGAAACAAGGGCTTTCAAAAAATGTCCTGTTTTTTGAAAAAATGTCAGAATTTCTTTTGTGAAAAACGCCAAACGCTTTACTTTTTGTTTGTGCACCTTCTCCTAATATATGGATACATTCATGTATTCAATAGAAAAACAAAGTGCTGGATGCCCTCCCCTTTTGGGTCCAGAGCACACAGCACTTTGCCGGTTCTTTATTCTGTTTTTCTGATTTCTTTGCCCATCTTTTCCGGGCTTTGCTGTAAGGCTTATGCCTGCTGAATGCGGGCGATAAGCCCGCTCTGCTCTGCAAACAGGTCGTACATGGGCTGAACCGCCGCACAGAACTTTTCTTTTTCCGCCTCATCCAGCTCGGTCACTTCAATACCGACCGCACGCATGTTCTCTTCGGATTCCGCTTCCTGCTGCGCCCAGAGCTTCCGCTCCACCTTGGCGCTCTCCCGGGCGCACATGCGGATGATCTCCGGATAGCTCTCACCCAGTTCGGCCAGCTTTTCCATCACCATGGGGCTTGCCAGCTGCACTTCCGGCACGCGGGTGTGCTCGTCCTTCAGGAAATACGGTGCCACCTCGTAGTGACCCATGGCCTCGTAGCTGGGCCAGTTGTTCTCCGCACCATCGATCTCACCGTTGTGCAGAGCGGCATACACCTTGCTGTACACCACCTTTACCGGCTTTGCGCCGAGGTCGGTGATCATTTCGCTCATCATATCCGATTCCTGCACGCGGATGGTCAGGCCCTGCAGATCCGCAAGGCCTGTCACCTTCTGCCGGGTGTAGATGCTGCGCACACCGGCATCAAACCACGACAGTCCCGTCAGCTCCAGCGACTCCAGCATGGAGAGAAATTCGTCGCCGATGGTCCCATCCAGCACGCGCCACATCTGGTCAGCGTCGGTGTAAAGGTACGGCAGCTGCAATACGCTCAGCGCCGGCTCGTACTCTGCCAGCTGGCTGAGGGACACGCGGGAGAAGTCAATGCCGCCAAACTGCATCTGCTGGATCACGCTCTGCTCCGCGCCCAGCTCTCCCCCGCTGTACACCAGCACTTTGACCCGCCCATTGGTGCGCTGGGCTACAAGGTCTGCAAAGGCCAGCGCTGCCTGCGTAGTAGGATAATCCTCCGGCTGGTTCTCCGCATAGCGCAGGATCAGCTCTGCCCCCGGCTCGTCCTGTACCGGCTGGTGGCCGCAGCCGGCCATCGGCAGGGTCAGCACCGCCGCGCCGAACAGGGCGGTGAGCATCTGACGGCGGGTCACAGGCGGGCCTCCCGAATCGTCTTTGCCGCCTCTTTGCGGTACTGGGTAGGCGTCATGCCGGTGCGCTTCTTAAAAGTACGGGCAAAATAACTGGAATCCTCGTAGCCCACCATGGAAGCTACCTCCGCTGCCGAACGGAACGGGTCGGTGAGCAACTCCTTGGCGGCGTTGATGCGCAGTTCGGTCAGGCAGTCCAGAAAGTTGGTCTTCTGGTATTTTTTGAACTGCGCGGAAAGATACGCCGGGCTGATATGCAGGATCTCGCTCACGCTGTCCAGTGAGAGGTCAAACATATAGTTATCCTCCATGTACTTGCGTACGTGGGCCATGACCAGTGCGTTGCGGTCATTTTCCCCTGCTTCGGCGGCATCACCCTCCGGATCAGCTTCCGGCTCCACCGGAGCCAGCTCTGCAAGGCGGCGGCCCGCTTCGATCTGGCGCATGGCTTTGCGGATGGAAGCTTCCACTTCGTCCGGGTTCACCGGCTTGAGCAGATAATCGCAGGCACCCAGATGCATGGCCTCGTGGGCGTACTGGAACAGACTGTAGGCCGTAACAAAGATCACCTTGCACTCCGGGCGCTGTTCCAGCACGGCGCGGGCTGCATCCAGACCGTTCATACCGGGCATCTCAATGTCCATCAGGATCAGGTCTGCGCCCCACAGCACCGCCGTATCCGCCGCCTTGCGGCCGTTTTCAGCTGTCTCAATGGTGATCTCGTGCTCAAAGCGGCGGGCAACGATATCCGCCAGAGCTTCTCTTTCCAGTACTTCGTCATCCGCGATCAACAGGCGAATCATTCCTCAAACTCCTCCTCATTTTCCACCAATGGCAGGTACAGCACCACCGCCGTACCGCGTCCCGGATGGGACCGTATCACAAGGCGGCTGTTCCGGTCCAGCAGACGCAGACGGGCTGCCACATTATAGATGCCAATATGTTCCCAGCGCTCACCGGGCTGACTGAGCGCCCCGCGCAGCTGCTGTAATCGTTCCGGCTGGATGCCCACGCCGTTATCCACTACACGGATGCACAACAGGTGTTTCTCCCGCAGCGGGTTGACCCGGATGCGCACCACACCGCCCTCCTCTTTGGGGCAGATGCCGTGCTTGAAGGCATTTTCCACGACAGGCTGCAAAATAAAGGACGGCACCATGGTCTCGGTTAGATCCAGCAAATCGGAAAAGCGCCACTCCATGCGCACACGCTCGCCAAAGCGGACATGGTAGATGGAATAGTATTCATCCACAATGCGCACCTCGCGGGAAAGCGGCACCTGTTCATCGTTGCTCATCAGACTGTAGCGCAGCAGATGCGAAAGCGCCATGATGAGCGCCTGGGTACGGTAGGCCGTCTCGGTGCCGGCAGTCTGCTGGATTACGTTCAGGGTGTTGAACAGAAAGTGCGGGTCGATCTGGCTGCGCAGCTGCTGCAGCCTGCTGCGCTCCATGCGGTTCTGCAGTTCCAGTGCTTCGGTCTTCTGGCGGTGCAGCTCCCGCTCGATCTCGTTTTTCTCCTGCAGGGTCGTCATCTGCTGGGCCATGGAGTGCTTCATAATGTTGAAGGACTCCGCCAGCTGGGCGATCTCCGGCTGCTTGGGCAGTGGAATATCCGGGATGTCGAATTTGCTCCGGCCAATGGCGCGGGATGCTGCGATCATCTGCTGCACCGGCGTGAGCAGCCGCATAACCATCAGGCCAGTAACGCAGCCCAGAGCCACGCACAGGGCCACCACGACCGTCTGCAGCAAAACAATGCGCTCGTTCAGAGCCGAGATGACGGTGTAGGAACCCTGTGCGTCCAGAATGGCCGTTTCCAGCAATTGCAGGGTGTACTGGCTCAGATAATCCCCGCAGGGCAGGATCTTTGCATAGTAAAGCTGCGAGGCTGCAGCGTCATTCCCGCTGCGCAGGTCGCTCTGCAGCTCTTCCAGCAGGCCAGTATAGGTCTGGTAGACGGTATCCACCGCGCCGTACAGAACCCGCTGCTCATCACTGACATTCTCCAGCTCTTCCAGACTGGTGCCGATGCGCCACAACCACGCATTGCAGGTCGAGGACGCAGACTGAAGCCGTTCCATGAGCTCATCCGTTTCGCTGTTCTCCCAGCGGTAGTTTTCCAGCACGGAAATAGAGCTTTCTACACCGCCCTGAAAGCGGCTGATGGCATTGAAGCTGCCCATCTGCGCGTCCTGTACCGCCTGCACTGCTCTGGACTGGTAGCCATTGAGCGCGAGCTGCATGGCAAAGGCCGCAAAAAATGCTGCCAGACACAGGCCCATGCGCTGCTTGAGGGTAAAACGCCATTTGCGGTGCTGCAATACCTGCCGCCTCCCTTTGTTTTATAATAGCTTATTCTACCACGCATTGGGCCGGATTGGCAAGGTTTGTGCGGGTTTCTCTTGCCTAAACCTCGCAATTGTGGTACGATGCCTATAAATACAAATAGGAGGCGACTCTATGTCCCATACCATTTCCGTTTCCACCACCATGGATGGACCCGGCTTCCATGATTTTGCCGTGTTTGACGCATTCCATCACCGCAAAGCATGGCTGCGTCCCGCCATTTTTGCCGCCATCATGCTGGCTTTTGCCGCCGTCTGCCTTTCGCAGCTGGGCAAGCGCCCGGGTGCCGGGCTGCTGGCTGCTGTGCTGGCCATTGTGGGCATCGGCCTGCCGGCAAGCTACTTTTACTCCTTTTTTCACAGCGTATCCAAGCAGATCCGGCAGATGCACCTGCCGCGAGCCTTCTACCGCGTGGAACTGGCCGACACCGGCATCGCCGTGTGGATGTACGGTCAGCAGGACAAACCCGAACCTACCAACCGCCACGCATGGGACAATTTTTACTGTGCCTACCGCACAGACAACGCTGTGTACCTCTACGTGGAAAAAGAAAAGGCCTACTTACTGAATGACCGCATGGAAGCGGTATGGCAGTTTTTGACCGGCATCCTGCCAAAGGAAAAGCTGCATGACTGCCGAAAAGCATAAGATCCAGCATACATACAGACAAAAAGAACTGCTGATGAGATGTCAGCAGTTCTTTTTTGTATATAAAAAACCCACGCTGCGGCAAAGCAAAGCGCAGCGCGGGTGCGAAGATATCTTAAATTATCGTGTCAGCAGATCAACGGGCCAGCGTATACTTGTGCAGGGTCTTGCGCACAGCGCCGGGGCCTGCAAACAGCTCCTTGGCCATGGACTCGATTTTCTCGCCCAGACCAACGGCATACAGATCCACACCGAACACGTCAACACGGCTGTACAGCTTCTTCAGGCAGCTGAAGTCCTGCTCGCCTTCCTTGACCTCCAGCGGAGCAACGATGGCCTGCAGTTCAGCCAGCAGCGGATCGGTGGAAGGCTCAAAGGCCTGACCATTGTCGTCGATGCCCTTCAGGTAGCGGGCATAGCCTGCCAGCACCAGCGGGATCAGGATCAGGTTGCTCTTGTCCAGACCACGTGCCTCGTATGCCTTGATCGTCTCACCAAAGCGGATGGCCAGCTTCTGAGAGGTATCGGTTACAATACGCTGGGGAGCATCGGGCATGAAGGGGTTGGGCAGACGGCGGTTGATGACAGCGCCGATGAACTCATAGGGGTTCAGCACGCCGGGATCAACGACCACAGGCATAGCCTCGATATAGCCGATCTTCTGGATGAAAGCACGCAGATCCTCGTCTGCCATCTCGGCAGAGATGAGGGTGTAGCCCAGCATGCAGCCATAGATGGACATGGCAGTGTGCAGGGGGTTCAGGCAGGTGCAGACCTTCATCTTCTCGATCTTGTCAACGGTCTCGCGGTCGCAGTACAGCACACCGCCCAGCTCCAGCGGAGGACGGCCATTGGTGTAGTGATCCTCGATGCACAGGTACTGGGTCTCCTCGGCGTTGACGAAGGGTGCAGTGAAGGTGTGCTTCTCGGTGACGATGGTGTAGTTGTCCTCAAAGCCGTCGTCAGCCAGCATCTTCTGCACCTTGGCGTCCGGGCGCGGGGTGATCTTGTCGATCATGCTCCAGGGGAAGGTGATCTTGGTCTCGTCCTGCACATAGGCCAGGAACTCGGCGGGTACCAGACCCTGCTCCACCCACTTTGCGGCGTAGGCGTGGACAGCATTCTTGACCTTATCGCCATTGTGAGAGCAGTTGTCCATGCTCTGAACGGTCAGGGGCAGCTTGCCGGCCTTGAAGCGCTCGTACAGCAGAGCAGTGACCTTGCCCATAGCCAGCACGGGGGTCAGGCCGCGCTCCAGATCAGCAGGAGCAACGCCGTAGCCCTTCTCGGTAATGGTGAAGGAGATCATCTGCAGGCTGGGGTTCTGGAAGATCTCCACCAGACGTGCCCAGTCCTCGCCGAAGGAGTAGTCAGCCTTCAGGCTCTCGGTGACGGAAGCCACGACCTTCTTTTCGATCTCGCCGGTGGACTTCAGGCAGACCAGCAGGCTCATATTGTCGTAGGGACGATAAGCCTTGTCGACAATCTCGTAGTCGAAGCTCTCGGCCACGATGACACCGCGGTCATACTTGCCGGTGTTCAGCGCATCGTTCAGGATGGCAGCCGGGAAAGCGCGGAAGATGTTGCCTGCACCGAAGTGCACCCAGGTGGGCTCGGCGTGGGTCTTGGCCTTGACAGCCTCGATATCGAATTTGGGCAGCTCATAGCCCTTTTCTGCCCATTCGGCAGACAGATTGCCATTTTTGATCTCAGACAGCTTCATATTCATCAGCCCTTCTTTTTCTCTTCATCCAGACGATCCAGCAGATCCCAGACACCCAGCATGTACTGGACGCCCAGAGCACGGTCATACTTGCCGTAACCGGGACGGCAGTTGCCGGGGCCTTCCTCCCACAGCTGACGGCCGTGGTCGGGACGGATGTAGCCCTCAAAGCCGCAGTCATGGTAAGCACGCAGCACCTCGATGATGCCGGTCTCGCCGCAGCAGTCGCGGTGAGCAGCCTCGGAGAAGTCGCCATTGGGGAAGTGGTGGATGTTGCGGATGTGACCAAAGGCAATGCGGTCGCAGTGCTTGCGCACGATCTCGGCACAGTTGTTGTTGGGGTTTGCGTTCAGGCTGCCGGTGCACAGGGTCAGGCAGTTGTACGGATCATCCACCATGCTCAGGAAGCGGTCGATGCTCTCAGCATCCACCAGCAGACGGGGCAGGCCGAAGATATCCCAAGGGGGATCGTCCTGATGGATGGCCATTTTGATGTCGCACTCATGGCAGGTGGGCATCAGTGCTTCCAGGAAGTACTTCAGGTTTTCCCAGAGCTTTTCCTTGGTGACAGGAGCATAGGCCTTGAACAGCTCGTCCAGCTTTGCCATGCGCTCCGGCTCCCAGCCGGGGAAGGTCATGTTATACTTCTCAGTGAAGGACATGATGTACTCGGCCATAGCCTTGTAATCGTCCTTGATCTTATCCTTCTCGTAGAACAGTGCAGTGGAACCGTCGCCCACGGGGTGGAACAGGTCGGTACGGGTCCAGTCGAACACCGGCATGAAGTTGTAGCAGATGACCTTGACGCCGAACTTGGACAGATTGCGGATGCACTGCTTATAGTTCTCGATGTACTTGTCGCGGGTGGGCAGGCCGATCTTGATGTCATCGTGAACGTTGACCGACTCAACAACATCCATATCAAAGCCGTAGGCGTGGATCTGATCGGCTACCTTCTGGATCTCGTCCACTTCCCAGATCTCACCGGGCATTTTGTCGTGCAGCGCCCAGACGATGCTGGTCACACCGGGGATCTGCTTGATGTCGCTCAGGCTGACGGGATCGTTGCCCTCGCCATACCAGCGCCAACCCATTTTCATAGGCATAGGAAAATCCTCCTGTTTTATATTTTTTGCTTTGCATTTTCCGCGCAGCCGTGTGCCGCGCTCTTGTACTTATATTCTAGTATATCAGTTCATTTTTTTCAATGGACGCTTTGCCGGATTTTAGTGTTTATTCTTGTATACTTTGGACAAAAAGAACAAAAACGTCCTCTCATGCAGGCAAAAATCCGAAAGTTCGTTTAGAAAATCACGATCTTTACGCCCTCGCGGCGGGACAAACAGCTCCCCTTCTGCGAAGTATTTCTCCCCTGCCCCACAAAAAATCCGCCGGGCACAGACACCCGGCGGACAGTTTTTCCTATATTGATATTACAGTTTCTGCTCTAAGACGATCTTGCAGATGCGGTCCGCATCCTCCATGGAAAGGTCGGCATACAGCGGCAGGGTCAGCACCCGTTTTGCCACATGCAGAGCCACCGGCGTTGCGTCCACATCGTATTTACCGTGGAAGCACTCGAAGGTGTTGGTGAGCGGATAAAAATACTTGCGCGCGCCTACTCCGTTTTGGGCCAGTGCATCCATTACCTCATTGCGGCTGGCACCAAAGAGATTTTCGTCAAACACCACCGGGAAGTAGGCATAGTTGGACCTGACCTCTGGCTGCTGCACATTCAGGCGCAGACCGTCCACGCCTTCCAGATGCTCACGGTAGCGCTCCACCACAGCCCTGCGCTTGGCGATCTCCTCATCCACATGGCGCAGGTTGCACAGACCCATAGCGGCACAGAACTCGTTCATCTTGGCGTTGGCGCCCACGGCATCCACCGCTTCCGGGCCGTGGATACCAAAGTTTTTCAGCTCGTACAGCCTGCGGCCCATATCCGGGTCCCGATAGCAGACCGCACCGCCCTCAATGGTGTTGAACACCTTGGTGGCATGGAAGCTGAAGCAGGAGGCATCGCCAAAATTACCGATGCCCTGCCCCTTATAGGTCTCGCCAAAGGTATGGGCGGCATCATACAGCACCTTCAGACCATACTTGTGGGCGATGCGCTCGATCTCTTCGATGTTGCAGACATTGCCGTAGACATGTACCGGCAGGATGGCACAGGTTCGGTCGGTGATGAGCCGCTCGATCTGGGTCACATCCATGGTGTAGGTCTCGGGGTCGATATCACAGAACACCGGTTCCAGCCCATTGCGCACGATGGCGTGGGTGGTGGACGCAAAAGTGAACGGCGTGGTGATGACCTCGCCCTGCAGATTCATGGCCTGCAGAGAAAGCTCCAGTGCCATGTGGCCGTTGGTGAGCAGCTCCACAGCAGGCACGCCCATGTACTTTTGCAGTTCAGCCTGCAGGGCTTTGTGTTTTTCGCCCATGTTGGTCAGCCAGTGGCTGTCCCAGATGGAGCGGATCTCTTCAATGTATTCTTCCATGCTGGGCATGGAGGAACGGGTAACAAGGATTTTGTTGTCCATTCTCAGTGCCTCATTTTCCGATTCCATTTTTCACAAAGGATTATTCATCTCGTAGCTCTTTGAATCGGTCGATCTGCATTTCTTCTTTGTAATTTTCAAACAATTTCAGGCAGGTATATTGTGGCTCGTAACCCAGCTCTCTTTTCGCGTTTTCCACATCCATCAGGAACCCTCCGCCTGCGATTTTATCCGGGCGGTAAACAATCTGTGACGGATGATCTTTGGGGGAAAACACCTTGATAATCGTTTCAATCTGCTCTTGCAGTGTGACTGGGATACCGGTTCCGACATTGTAGAAGCCGCCATCCCGATCTGCTTCAACGGCTTTACAAAGCATCTGTGCGCAGTCGTAAACATGAACCATGTCTTTCGAGTAGTTTGGGTCGCCCCACAACTCGATAGGCTCGCCCTTCTGTGCAAGATCAATCATCCGGTAAACCGGGCGAAGTGTTTTGACTCCATTCGGATGGTAATAATGATATGGGCTATAGCTGTAAATCGTCGGGAAGCGGAAGATGAACTTCTTGAGACCATATTGTTGGTAGTAATGCTCCATCAGTTCAATCGCTGTGTTTTTGCTGATAACATAAACCGCATGATCCCCCCGATAACTAAAATTATACGGAAGATCCGGTTTGAGTACGACACCCGGCTTTGCATACAGCGAGATGTCAAACACTGTCGTCGAGAACAGAATGCGGTCTGTATGGGTACGGCGGCAGTATTCTAGCACATTAAAGGCACCAATAATATTAGACTGCAAATACTGTTCCGGATGATAACCCTCCATATAGGAAGGAATCTGTGCCGCCAAATAGATTACTGCATACACATCTTCCTGCGGCAGAACAGAAAAATCCTCAGCCCGGGAAATATCCACGGAATAGTATGGAATGCCCCGTTTAGCAAAGAAATCCGTTTTTC is part of the Faecalibacterium sp. HTF-F genome and harbors:
- the rpmE gene encoding 50S ribosomal protein L31; this encodes MKQGIHPNYVDCTITCACGNVIKTRSTKPEIHVEVCSKCHPFYTGKQKLVDSGGRVERFNKRFGRK
- a CDS encoding TRAP transporter large permease; protein product: MTVQTLAIIVLLVSFFVMIFLRFPIAYAVGLSSVLCLMVQGQALTDVCRLMVKGISSFSLMAVPFFITMGVLMGSGGISEKLIALADACVGWMRGGMAMVNIVASYFFGGISGSASADTASIGSIMIPMMVDQGYDADFSTAVTITSSCEGLLVPPSHNMVIYATTAGGISVGSLFLAGYLPGALLAIVLMIGSYIISVKENYPKGSPFSIKGFVKQLGTSIWALAAVVIVVFGVVGGVFTATESAAIAVIYSLFVSVFIYKGLDWKGVWYALDECVNTLSIVLILIATSAVFGNCLTMLHVPDLAANAITSVTNNPYIIALLIDLIILVLGCIMDMAPIILIATPILLPIATSIGIDPIQFGIIVVLNCGIGLLTPPVGAVLFIGSAVAKRPMEKVVKATLPFYLCMFVALLLLTFVPDISLAIPKLLGGYVSPITNPLGPVFIH
- a CDS encoding TRAP transporter substrate-binding protein, with the protein product MTRRQMLTALFGAAVLTLPMAGCGHQPVQDEPGAELILRYAENQPEDYPTTQAALAFADLVAQRTNGRVKVLVYSGGELGAEQSVIQQMQFGGIDFSRVSLSQLAEYEPALSVLQLPYLYTDADQMWRVLDGTIGDEFLSMLESLELTGLSWFDAGVRSIYTRQKVTGLADLQGLTIRVQESDMMSEMITDLGAKPVKVVYSKVYAALHNGEIDGAENNWPSYEAMGHYEVAPYFLKDEHTRVPEVQLASPMVMEKLAELGESYPEIIRMCARESAKVERKLWAQQEAESEENMRAVGIEVTELDEAEKEKFCAAVQPMYDLFAEQSGLIARIQQA
- a CDS encoding response regulator transcription factor, whose translation is MIRLLIADDEVLEREALADIVARRFEHEITIETAENGRKAADTAVLWGADLILMDIEMPGMNGLDAARAVLEQRPECKVIFVTAYSLFQYAHEAMHLGACDYLLKPVNPDEVEASIRKAMRQIEAGRRLAELAPVEPEADPEGDAAEAGENDRNALVMAHVRKYMEDNYMFDLSLDSVSEILHISPAYLSAQFKKYQKTNFLDCLTELRINAAKELLTDPFRSAAEVASMVGYEDSSYFARTFKKRTGMTPTQYRKEAAKTIREARL
- a CDS encoding TRAP transporter substrate-binding protein, which codes for MKKISRRSFLAVAGAAAAAAALTACGGSSSSTAASTASSAAASAAGDATAAANDPKVTLVYAEVNPLDTIVGQTATHFKEKVEELTGGSVVIDVQASGVLGSENDVLDAILGGSTSIDMSRISAFALTSYGCNKSKLLSIPFTFENRAHFWNFANSDLAPEFLNEPQELGLPVRGVFYGEEGFRHFFTVNPVSGIDDFKGLKLRVSNDPVMNGLVEGLGANPTVVSFGELYSALQTGVVDGAEQPIANYKSNAFPEVANNLILDGHTLGAVQAVITDNAWGKLTENQQAAIMEAGADTQAFNADLSETAENKVLEELKSSGCNVVDVDDKAPWQEACAKVISENTSDQAELYQQLLDMKA
- a CDS encoding sensor histidine kinase; this encodes MQHRKWRFTLKQRMGLCLAAFFAAFAMQLALNGYQSRAVQAVQDAQMGSFNAISRFQGGVESSISVLENYRWENSETDELMERLQSASSTCNAWLWRIGTSLEELENVSDEQRVLYGAVDTVYQTYTGLLEELQSDLRSGNDAAASQLYYAKILPCGDYLSQYTLQLLETAILDAQGSYTVISALNERIVLLQTVVVALCVALGCVTGLMVMRLLTPVQQMIAASRAIGRSKFDIPDIPLPKQPEIAQLAESFNIMKHSMAQQMTTLQEKNEIERELHRQKTEALELQNRMERSRLQQLRSQIDPHFLFNTLNVIQQTAGTETAYRTQALIMALSHLLRYSLMSNDEQVPLSREVRIVDEYYSIYHVRFGERVRMEWRFSDLLDLTETMVPSFILQPVVENAFKHGICPKEEGGVVRIRVNPLREKHLLCIRVVDNGVGIQPERLQQLRGALSQPGERWEHIGIYNVAARLRLLDRNSRLVIRSHPGRGTAVVLYLPLVENEEEFEE
- a CDS encoding TRAP transporter small permease codes for the protein MPKIFTTLDKIKPAYDITYKVVLFICKLLLIADILITTMSVIGRYVSFIPDPAWSEEVVLTCMSYMAVLSAALAIRRGAHIRMTAFDVYLPKIAVKVLDILADLAVCILGVIMMVVGWNYATTLGGRGFYVSMPWLSRFWMYFPVPLAGVAMIIFEIEALYNHIKSIFVKEEV